A single genomic interval of Alteromonas sp. CI.11.F.A3 harbors:
- the ubiD gene encoding 4-hydroxy-3-polyprenylbenzoate decarboxylase, which translates to MKYKDLRDFIHQLEAKGELVRISQPIDTDLEMTEIADRTLRAGGPALLFENPKNHSMPVLANLFGTPERVAMGMGQESVAALREVGELLAYLKEPEPPKGLKDLWQKLPVFKQVLNMPAKVVKKAPCQEIVLTGDDVDLGKLPIQRCWPGDAAPLITWGLSVTKGPHKNRQNLGIYRQQVIGKNKLIMRWLSHRGGALDFREWCQTHPGKPYPVSVALGADPATILGAVTPVPDTLSEYAFAGLLRGDKTEVVKSISNDLQVPASAEIVLEGYIAQDEVAPEGPYGDHTGYYNEVDDFPVFTVTHITHRKDPIYHSTYTGRPPDEPAILGVALNEVFVPILQKQFPEIVDFYLPPEGCSYRMAVVTMKKQYPGHAKRVMMGVWSFLRQFMYTKFVIVCDDDVNARDWNDVIWAITTRMDPARDTVMIENTPIDYLDFASPVSGLGSKMGMDATNKMPGETDREWGEPIVMDEDVKKRVDDIWDELGIMDLPTAKR; encoded by the coding sequence ATGAAGTACAAAGATTTACGTGACTTTATTCACCAGTTGGAAGCCAAAGGTGAATTGGTTCGCATAAGCCAGCCAATCGATACCGATTTAGAAATGACAGAAATAGCCGACCGTACATTACGTGCCGGTGGCCCTGCGCTATTATTTGAAAACCCTAAAAACCATAGCATGCCGGTATTAGCTAACTTGTTTGGCACACCAGAACGTGTGGCGATGGGAATGGGGCAAGAGTCGGTTGCGGCACTTCGAGAAGTGGGCGAATTGCTGGCCTATTTAAAAGAACCTGAACCGCCAAAAGGGCTAAAGGATTTGTGGCAGAAATTGCCTGTTTTTAAACAGGTACTGAATATGCCAGCCAAGGTCGTTAAAAAAGCGCCTTGCCAAGAAATCGTGCTAACCGGTGATGATGTCGATTTAGGTAAACTGCCTATTCAGCGTTGTTGGCCAGGTGATGCTGCGCCACTTATTACGTGGGGATTAAGCGTTACCAAAGGCCCGCACAAAAACCGCCAGAACCTAGGTATTTATCGCCAGCAGGTTATCGGCAAAAATAAACTTATTATGCGCTGGTTATCTCACCGTGGGGGCGCTCTCGATTTTCGTGAGTGGTGCCAAACTCACCCAGGTAAACCGTACCCGGTAAGCGTTGCGCTAGGTGCCGACCCGGCAACCATTTTAGGTGCCGTTACGCCTGTTCCAGATACCCTTTCCGAATATGCCTTTGCAGGGTTGTTACGAGGCGATAAAACCGAAGTGGTTAAATCGATAAGTAACGATCTACAAGTGCCCGCGAGTGCTGAAATTGTACTGGAAGGCTATATTGCGCAAGACGAAGTTGCACCTGAAGGGCCTTATGGCGACCATACCGGTTACTACAATGAAGTAGATGACTTCCCAGTGTTTACGGTAACCCATATTACTCACCGTAAAGATCCCATTTATCATTCTACTTATACCGGTCGCCCGCCTGATGAGCCGGCTATTTTAGGGGTAGCATTAAACGAAGTTTTCGTGCCTATTTTGCAAAAGCAGTTTCCAGAAATTGTAGACTTTTACCTACCGCCAGAAGGGTGTTCTTACCGCATGGCTGTAGTTACGATGAAAAAGCAATATCCAGGGCATGCCAAACGCGTGATGATGGGTGTATGGTCGTTTTTAAGACAGTTCATGTACACCAAGTTTGTGATAGTGTGCGATGACGACGTAAACGCCCGTGACTGGAACGACGTAATTTGGGCTATCACCACACGTATGGATCCAGCTCGCGATACGGTTATGATTGAAAATACCCCTATCGACTATTTAGATTTTGCTTCGCCAGTATCTGGCCTTGGATCGAAGATGGGGATGGATGCCACCAATAAAATGCCCGGCGAAACAGACCGTGAATGGGGCGAGCCCATTGTGATGGACGAAGACGTGAAAAAACGGGTGGATGATATCTGGGATGAACTTGGTATCATGGACTTACCAACGGCGAAACGCTAA
- a CDS encoding TIGR02647 family protein has translation MTIFDQDMLDELNLLVKFPTDSLLQGLKIHHDASQSMVNAASRLYTKGLITQPDGGYLTDLGIDLADHSRHLQSALCNRKSSH, from the coding sequence ATGACAATATTTGACCAGGACATGCTCGACGAACTTAACTTATTAGTTAAGTTTCCTACAGACAGTTTATTACAAGGCCTAAAGATACATCACGATGCCAGCCAATCAATGGTGAATGCCGCATCAAGACTTTATACAAAAGGTCTGATTACTCAGCCCGATGGCGGTTACCTTACCGATTTAGGAATCGATTTGGCCGATCATTCCCGTCATCTACAATCAGCGCTGTGTAATCGGAAAAGTAGTCACTAA
- a CDS encoding tetratricopeptide repeat protein yields MKLYSLPTICLLLSTLFSAAVLAEGETIDEIRAVQLYDQNALIDMINANTHLDKVVADRCQLVQDIEARADILKVPAYQFLWGDMLAWGVCVDAEPARGMTHIEDAANQGFPAALEQLGRYYANGTLVQENKERAVVYLREAAALKSLKAQLQLVKLFLDGYGSPYDYQDAYHWLHNSVTNDKAQHQKIASYLTKLEKLMHPKAVRAAKRPLDS; encoded by the coding sequence ATGAAACTGTATTCACTGCCCACAATTTGTTTATTGCTTTCTACACTTTTCAGCGCCGCGGTGTTGGCTGAAGGGGAAACCATTGATGAAATTCGTGCGGTACAGTTGTACGATCAAAATGCGCTTATCGATATGATCAACGCCAATACCCATTTAGATAAAGTGGTCGCCGACCGTTGTCAGCTGGTACAAGACATAGAAGCTCGTGCCGATATATTGAAAGTGCCTGCCTACCAGTTTTTATGGGGCGACATGTTAGCGTGGGGGGTATGCGTGGATGCTGAACCTGCGAGAGGCATGACCCATATTGAAGATGCGGCGAACCAAGGTTTTCCAGCTGCGTTGGAACAGTTGGGCCGTTACTATGCTAACGGTACATTAGTGCAAGAGAACAAAGAAAGGGCGGTGGTGTATTTACGAGAAGCCGCGGCGCTTAAAAGTTTAAAGGCGCAATTGCAGTTAGTTAAGCTGTTTCTCGATGGGTACGGTAGCCCTTACGACTATCAAGATGCCTACCATTGGTTACATAACTCAGTCACTAACGACAAAGCGCAACATCAAAAAATAGCCAGTTACTTAACCAAGCTTGAAAAGCTAATGCACCCTAAAGCAGTACGCGCAGCGAAACGCCCATTAGACAGCTAG